The following are encoded together in the Deltaproteobacteria bacterium genome:
- a CDS encoding type II secretion system protein yields MNTRRQYAGFSLIETMASLAILAVAALGLMGSMVVASGANSISRRRTDMTLFAHSRIERISSRTRSKVPTATTTTPINCTAMAVGGAFDPNADPGTGGWMLDVIDGNPPAGGGAIGDDLMAGPLLTEGAGNGVDSTNTLSKRASFAAAWFAGTDTAGCGSATVRNDSTVMCREVHIEPLDVTNAGVTTFMLRVWVRVVQGGVPWQNSYVLMREDIAQ; encoded by the coding sequence ATGAATACTAGGCGGCAGTACGCAGGCTTCTCGCTCATCGAGACGATGGCTTCGTTGGCCATCCTTGCGGTGGCGGCGCTCGGGCTGATGGGCTCGATGGTCGTGGCCTCCGGCGCGAACTCCATCTCCCGCCGGCGCACGGACATGACCCTGTTCGCGCACTCGCGCATCGAGCGCATCTCCAGCCGGACGCGCAGCAAGGTCCCCACCGCGACCACCACCACGCCGATCAACTGCACGGCGATGGCGGTCGGCGGCGCCTTCGATCCCAATGCGGATCCGGGCACCGGCGGATGGATGCTCGACGTCATCGACGGCAATCCGCCCGCCGGCGGAGGCGCGATTGGCGACGACCTGATGGCGGGTCCCTTGCTGACCGAAGGCGCTGGGAACGGGGTAGACAGCACCAACACGCTCTCCAAGCGCGCCTCGTTCGCCGCCGCCTGGTTCGCGGGGACCGACACGGCTGGATGCGGCAGCGCCACCGTGCGCAACGATTCCACGGTGATGTGCCGCGAGGTGCACATCGAGCCGCTGGACGTGACGAACGCCGGGGTGACGACGTTCATGCTCCGAGTGTGGGTCCGCGTCGTCCAGGGCGGCGTCCCCTGGCAGAACTCCTATGTCTTGATGCGAGAGGACATCGCCCAATGA
- a CDS encoding prepilin-type N-terminal cleavage/methylation domain-containing protein: MDARRHRRQSARRRRRDWRRPDGGSLADRRRWERGRQHQHALQARLVRRRLVRGDRHGWMRQRHRAQRFHGDVPRGAHRAAGRDERRGDDVHAPSVGPRRPGRRPLAELLCLDARGHRPMKRAPPASGFTLIEITVSSALFALISAIALSMVVGMNNSSTRVRVVGDAQTGGRLGLEGLAADIRAAGGGAASGQVGIATGGGAARRIPVIWTGPATTVTAPGGQTITSNSLFIVTSDSSTVGIPADATGMQGVVVAASQNAPLTIVCSDATGATVDCSNGLLKTLNPLVVGDFRDAVYLTPTALGGLQNTPPTQQLTYAEQASNAYSPSPKAPFGFVPGANLKRARVVHWYLWQPTAADTPQLRRSYPVLTGTALGAACANGDTPFLDETNDLSGNSPVGADMGGGAIESLQVRYVVDAAGTDDPTQFTMLNTIGVCDLTVPATVREVRLQVVARTANPDVDPASKSINNYTTPGFEGVSPSANTADAYPRRAFTVGVVPRNLQGVRL; encoded by the coding sequence ATGGATGCTCGACGTCATCGACGGCAATCCGCCCGCCGGCGGAGGCGCGATTGGCGACGACCTGATGGCGGGTCCCTTGCTGACCGAAGGCGCTGGGAACGGGGTAGACAGCACCAACACGCTCTCCAAGCGCGCCTCGTTCGCCGCCGCCTGGTTCGCGGGGACCGACACGGCTGGATGCGGCAGCGCCACCGTGCGCAACGATTCCACGGTGATGTGCCGCGAGGTGCACATCGAGCCGCTGGACGTGACGAACGCCGGGGTGACGACGTTCATGCTCCGAGTGTGGGTCCGCGTCGTCCAGGGCGGCGTCCCCTGGCAGAACTCCTATGTCTTGATGCGAGAGGACATCGCCCAATGAAACGCGCTCCGCCGGCATCCGGGTTCACGCTGATCGAGATCACCGTCTCCTCGGCCCTGTTCGCGCTCATCTCTGCCATCGCCCTTTCCATGGTCGTGGGAATGAACAACAGCTCGACGCGGGTACGCGTGGTCGGCGACGCGCAGACGGGTGGCCGGCTCGGTCTGGAAGGCCTCGCGGCGGACATCCGTGCGGCGGGAGGCGGCGCCGCCAGCGGCCAGGTGGGTATCGCTACCGGGGGTGGGGCGGCCCGGCGCATCCCCGTGATCTGGACCGGGCCCGCCACGACCGTCACCGCACCCGGCGGCCAGACGATCACTTCCAACTCGCTGTTCATCGTCACCAGCGATTCGAGCACGGTCGGCATCCCCGCGGATGCGACCGGGATGCAGGGGGTGGTGGTGGCGGCATCGCAGAACGCGCCGCTGACGATCGTCTGTTCCGACGCCACCGGCGCCACCGTCGATTGCAGCAACGGGCTGCTGAAGACGCTGAACCCGCTGGTGGTGGGAGATTTCCGCGACGCGGTGTACCTGACCCCGACCGCGCTGGGCGGACTCCAGAACACGCCGCCGACGCAGCAGCTCACCTACGCCGAGCAGGCAAGCAACGCGTACTCGCCGAGTCCGAAGGCGCCATTCGGCTTCGTGCCCGGCGCGAACCTGAAGCGCGCGCGGGTGGTCCACTGGTACCTCTGGCAGCCGACCGCCGCCGACACACCGCAGCTGCGGCGGAGCTATCCCGTCCTGACGGGAACGGCCCTGGGCGCCGCCTGCGCGAACGGCGACACGCCGTTCCTCGACGAGACGAACGACCTCTCGGGCAACTCGCCCGTCGGCGCGGACATGGGCGGCGGCGCGATCGAGAGCCTGCAGGTCCGCTACGTCGTCGATGCGGCCGGTACCGACGATCCGACGCAGTTCACGATGCTGAACACCATTGGCGTCTGCGACCTGACCGTTCCGGCCACCGTTCGCGAGGTGCGGCTGCAGGTGGTGGCCCGGACGGCGAATCCGGACGTGGACCCGGCCTCGAAGAGCATCAATAACTACACCACGCCCGGGTTCGAGGGCGTGTCGCCGTCGGCCAATACCGCCGACGCCTACCCGCGGCGGGCGTTCACTGTCGGAGTGGTGCCGCGAAATCTCCAAGGGGTCCGCCTGTGA
- the tig gene encoding trigger factor has product MGQPVRVRFPPLAPSLFAQGAASVVQSRVEDLSPVVKKVSVEVTPDRVKDALDHAFTSVSRTVKLKGYRQGHVPRRLVERYFGDDVKKDVAQKLVTGSIHEALAEHQLDPVAPPRVENGSVEPGQPFKYTATVEVRPRVEPKDYEGLSIPKIEAVVTDAQVEERIEEIRSNQAMFVPVEGRDVAEAGDFISADYEGSVDGAPLRGAKREGVLLEVAPGSLLENKAEGLLGARVGETRELGVSFPAEYAVEELRGKDGRFKVAVKGLKKREVPALDDAFVQDLGGEQKTLSDLRAKIRGEMEQQKKDRAEGDQREAVLSALVAKNPIEAPPALVERNVDAMLQGMLEGFMRRGIDPRQLGLNLDRMRDELRQRALLEVKGYLLLEAIAEKEKIDATEEDLARHFDKLALDLKQPAEKIRAAFRRQDSLDSLKARLRQDKALAFLLSKANFTAA; this is encoded by the coding sequence GTGGGGCAACCCGTGCGGGTTCGATTCCCGCCTCTCGCACCATCTCTGTTCGCGCAAGGAGCGGCATCCGTGGTCCAGTCGAGGGTCGAAGATCTCAGTCCGGTGGTGAAGAAGGTTTCGGTGGAGGTCACCCCGGACCGCGTCAAGGACGCGCTGGACCACGCCTTCACCTCCGTCTCGCGCACGGTCAAGCTGAAGGGCTACCGGCAAGGCCACGTGCCCCGGCGCCTGGTCGAGCGGTATTTCGGCGACGACGTGAAGAAGGACGTGGCGCAGAAGCTCGTCACCGGCTCGATCCACGAGGCGCTCGCCGAGCACCAGCTCGATCCCGTCGCTCCGCCGAGGGTGGAGAATGGCTCCGTCGAGCCGGGACAGCCCTTCAAGTACACCGCCACCGTCGAGGTGCGGCCGCGGGTGGAGCCCAAGGACTACGAAGGCCTGAGCATTCCGAAGATCGAGGCGGTGGTCACCGACGCGCAGGTCGAGGAGCGCATCGAAGAGATCCGCTCGAATCAGGCCATGTTCGTTCCGGTGGAAGGCCGCGACGTGGCGGAAGCCGGAGACTTCATCTCCGCGGACTACGAAGGGTCGGTTGACGGTGCGCCGCTGCGCGGGGCCAAGCGCGAAGGGGTGCTGCTGGAGGTCGCGCCCGGATCCCTGCTCGAGAACAAGGCCGAGGGTCTGCTCGGGGCGCGCGTGGGCGAGACCCGGGAGCTGGGTGTCTCGTTCCCCGCCGAGTACGCCGTCGAGGAGCTGAGGGGCAAGGACGGGCGGTTCAAGGTCGCGGTGAAGGGCTTGAAGAAGCGCGAGGTGCCGGCGCTCGATGACGCCTTCGTGCAGGATCTGGGAGGCGAACAGAAGACGCTGTCCGATCTTCGTGCGAAGATCCGCGGCGAGATGGAGCAGCAGAAGAAAGACCGCGCCGAAGGCGACCAGCGCGAGGCCGTCCTCAGCGCTCTGGTGGCGAAGAACCCCATCGAGGCGCCTCCGGCTTTGGTCGAGCGGAACGTCGACGCGATGCTGCAGGGGATGCTGGAGGGCTTCATGCGCCGCGGCATCGACCCGCGCCAGCTCGGGCTCAACCTCGACAGGATGCGCGACGAGCTCCGCCAGCGTGCGCTCCTGGAAGTGAAAGGTTATCTGCTGCTCGAAGCCATCGCCGAGAAGGAAAAGATCGACGCCACGGAGGAAGACCTGGCGAGGCATTTCGACAAGCTGGCCCTGGACCTGAAGCAGCCGGCCGAGAAGATCCGTGCCGCCTTCCGCCGGCAGGACTCGCTCGACAGCCTGAAAGCTCGCCTCCGGCAGGACAAGGCGCTTGCTTTCCTGCTGTCGAAGGCCAACTTCACCGCCGCCTAG
- the clpP gene encoding ATP-dependent Clp endopeptidase proteolytic subunit ClpP — protein MAMIPYPTVIEQTHRGERAYDLYSRLLKDRIVFLGTPVDDDVANIIVAQMLFLESEDPDKDINLYINSPGGSVTSGLAIYDTMQYVKCQVSTICMGQAASMGALLLAAGARGKRYSLPHSRIMIHQPSGGFGGQASDIELHAKEILRLKAKLNEIMQKHTGQPLDRIEKDTDRDYFMGAGEAKEYGLIDEVVIKKPAGGLK, from the coding sequence ATGGCAATGATCCCCTACCCAACCGTGATCGAGCAGACGCACCGAGGCGAGCGGGCGTACGACCTGTACAGCCGGCTGCTCAAGGACCGCATCGTCTTCCTCGGGACGCCGGTGGACGACGACGTGGCGAACATCATCGTTGCGCAGATGCTGTTCCTCGAGTCGGAAGATCCGGACAAGGACATCAACCTCTACATCAACAGCCCCGGCGGGTCGGTGACATCGGGTCTCGCGATCTACGACACCATGCAGTACGTGAAGTGTCAGGTGTCGACCATCTGCATGGGCCAGGCGGCGTCGATGGGCGCGCTGCTGCTGGCGGCGGGGGCGAGAGGAAAGCGCTACTCGCTGCCGCACTCGCGGATCATGATCCACCAGCCCTCCGGCGGCTTCGGCGGACAGGCGAGCGACATCGAGCTGCATGCGAAGGAGATCCTGCGGCTGAAGGCGAAACTGAACGAAATCATGCAGAAGCACACCGGGCAGCCGCTCGATCGGATCGAAAAAGATACCGATCGCGACTACTTCATGGGGGCAGGAGAAGCCAAGGAGTACGGGCTGATTGACGAGGTCGTCATCAAGAAACCGGCCGGCGGGCTGAAGTAA
- a CDS encoding endopeptidase La: MFFRNDDRKDPKGKTGVRTVPLLPLRDIIVFPHMVVPLFVGREKSIAALEEAMAHEKDILLAAQKKAKTNEPAPDDIFEIGTLGTILQLLRLPDGTVKVLVEGKKRARIRKYATHDKFFLVEAEEVDEVSERNVEVEALVRSVHATFEAYVKLNKRIPPEMLMSVATIDDPARLADTIVAHLSLKLNDKQAILEEQSAARRLEKLYELMQGEIEILQVEKKIRTRVKKQMEKTQKEYYLNEQMQAIQKELGERDEFKSELQELEEKIKTKKMSKEAVAKVKKELRKLKMMSPMSAEATVVRNYIDWILTLPWYEYSKDKLDINEAEKILNDDHYGLKKPKERILEYLAVQAMVEKMKGPILCFVGPPGVGKTSLGKSIARSLGRKFVRISLGGVRDEAEIRGHRRTYIGALPGKIIQSLKKAGSGNPVFLLDEVDKMSTDFRGDPSSALLEVLDPEQNHTFNDHYLDLDYVLSKVLFNCTANTLHGIPAPLQDPLEIIRIAGYTDLEKLSIARKYLVAKQREQNGLEKIGIKFSRKALMELIHRYTKESGVRGLEREVATLCRKIAKDVLANGNKDEKILVTSKRVHKLLGPPRFRYGKTEERDEIGLVTGLAWTEVGGELLQTEATVVPGKGKLILTGKLGDVMQESAQAAMSYVRSRAERFGLDKKFAENVDLHIHVAEGAVPKDGPSAGVTMATAMVSALTRIPVRKEVAMTGEITLRGRVLPIGGLKEKALAAHRGGTKVILIPKDNEKDIREIPMKIRRELTIIPVEHVDEVLRHALVLENPDAFFRPMEPAKIEAPGNTPQTAV, translated from the coding sequence ATGTTCTTCCGCAACGACGACAGGAAGGATCCCAAGGGCAAGACCGGGGTCCGCACCGTGCCGCTCCTCCCCCTGCGCGACATCATCGTGTTCCCGCACATGGTGGTGCCGCTCTTCGTCGGGCGCGAGAAGTCGATCGCCGCGCTCGAAGAAGCGATGGCGCACGAGAAGGACATCCTCCTCGCCGCGCAGAAGAAGGCGAAGACCAACGAGCCGGCGCCGGACGACATCTTCGAGATCGGCACGCTCGGCACCATCCTGCAGCTCTTGCGCCTGCCCGACGGCACCGTAAAGGTGCTGGTGGAGGGCAAGAAGCGCGCGCGGATCCGCAAGTACGCTACACACGACAAGTTCTTCCTGGTCGAAGCGGAAGAGGTGGACGAGGTCAGCGAGCGCAACGTCGAGGTGGAAGCGCTGGTCCGCTCGGTGCACGCCACCTTCGAGGCCTACGTCAAGCTGAACAAGCGCATCCCGCCGGAGATGCTGATGTCGGTGGCCACCATCGACGACCCGGCCCGCCTCGCGGACACCATCGTCGCGCACCTCTCGCTCAAGCTGAACGACAAGCAGGCCATCCTCGAGGAGCAGTCCGCCGCGCGCCGGCTGGAGAAGCTCTACGAGCTCATGCAGGGAGAGATCGAGATCCTGCAGGTCGAGAAGAAGATCCGCACCCGCGTCAAGAAGCAGATGGAGAAGACGCAGAAGGAGTACTACCTCAACGAGCAGATGCAGGCCATCCAGAAGGAACTGGGTGAGCGCGACGAGTTCAAGTCGGAGCTGCAGGAGCTCGAGGAGAAGATCAAGACCAAGAAGATGTCGAAGGAGGCCGTCGCCAAGGTCAAGAAGGAGCTCCGCAAGCTCAAGATGATGTCGCCGATGAGCGCGGAAGCCACCGTGGTGCGGAACTACATCGACTGGATCCTCACCCTGCCCTGGTACGAGTACTCGAAGGACAAGCTCGACATCAACGAGGCGGAGAAGATCCTCAACGACGACCACTACGGCCTGAAGAAGCCCAAGGAGCGCATCCTCGAGTACCTGGCCGTGCAGGCGATGGTGGAGAAGATGAAGGGCCCCATCCTTTGCTTCGTCGGCCCCCCGGGCGTCGGCAAGACCTCGCTGGGCAAGAGCATCGCCCGGTCGCTGGGGCGCAAGTTCGTGCGCATCTCGCTGGGCGGCGTGCGCGACGAGGCGGAGATCCGCGGCCACCGGCGCACCTACATCGGCGCGCTTCCCGGCAAGATCATCCAGTCGCTGAAGAAAGCGGGCAGTGGCAATCCGGTGTTCCTGCTCGACGAGGTCGACAAGATGAGCACCGACTTCCGCGGCGATCCCTCCTCGGCGCTCCTCGAGGTGCTCGATCCGGAGCAGAACCACACCTTCAACGACCACTATCTCGACCTCGATTACGTCCTCTCCAAGGTGCTGTTCAACTGCACCGCCAATACGCTGCACGGCATTCCGGCGCCGCTGCAGGATCCCCTGGAGATCATCCGCATCGCCGGCTACACCGATCTGGAAAAACTCTCCATCGCGCGCAAGTACCTGGTCGCCAAGCAGCGCGAGCAGAACGGTCTGGAGAAGATCGGCATCAAGTTCAGCCGGAAGGCGCTGATGGAACTGATCCACCGCTACACCAAGGAGAGCGGAGTCCGGGGGCTGGAGCGCGAGGTGGCGACGCTCTGCCGGAAGATCGCCAAGGACGTGCTGGCGAACGGAAACAAGGACGAGAAGATCCTCGTCACCTCCAAGCGCGTGCACAAGCTGCTCGGGCCGCCCCGCTTCCGTTACGGCAAGACCGAGGAGCGCGACGAGATCGGGCTGGTCACCGGGCTTGCCTGGACGGAAGTCGGCGGCGAGCTGTTGCAGACCGAAGCGACAGTGGTCCCCGGCAAGGGCAAGCTGATCCTGACCGGCAAGCTCGGCGACGTCATGCAGGAGAGCGCGCAGGCGGCGATGAGCTACGTCCGTTCGAGGGCGGAGCGGTTCGGCCTCGACAAGAAGTTCGCCGAAAACGTCGACCTGCACATCCACGTCGCCGAAGGCGCGGTGCCCAAGGACGGGCCCAGCGCCGGCGTGACCATGGCCACCGCCATGGTGTCGGCGTTGACGCGCATTCCGGTGCGCAAGGAAGTGGCGATGACCGGCGAGATCACGCTGCGCGGGCGCGTGCTGCCCATCGGCGGCCTTAAAGAAAAGGCGCTGGCGGCGCATCGGGGTGGGACGAAGGTCATCCTGATTCCGAAGGACAACGAGAAGGACATCCGCGAGATCCCGATGAAGATCCGCCGCGAGCTGACCATCATCCCCGTCGAGCACGTCGACGAAGTGCTCCGGCACGCGCTGGTCCTGGAGAACCCGGATGCGTTCTTCCGGCCGATGGAACCGGCGAAGATCGAGGCGCCAGGAAATACGCCTCAGACTGCCGTCTGA
- a CDS encoding DUF892 family protein: MEKLAAKNATKVIDLLNERLAFERSGVKLYDTLLGRLRATEDRTLKAFLGDVKEHREEEKEHEEWLEGQIRALGGDAHAPTERSVLVQAESEGVERVMRRDDSILHDFHALLTAELADNAGWDLLVQIADEFGDSEAKKQFKKRLHEEEKHLLFVRRTLLELTKRDVSVPPPSAPAD, translated from the coding sequence ATGGAAAAGCTGGCCGCAAAGAACGCCACGAAGGTGATCGACCTGCTCAACGAGCGGCTTGCATTCGAGCGCTCCGGGGTGAAGCTCTACGACACGCTGCTGGGGCGCCTCCGCGCGACCGAGGATCGGACGCTGAAGGCCTTCCTCGGCGACGTGAAGGAACACCGCGAAGAAGAGAAAGAGCACGAGGAGTGGCTCGAGGGGCAGATCCGCGCCCTCGGCGGCGACGCGCACGCGCCGACGGAGCGTTCGGTGCTGGTGCAGGCGGAGTCGGAAGGCGTCGAGCGCGTCATGCGGCGCGACGACAGCATCCTGCACGATTTCCACGCGCTGCTCACTGCCGAGCTGGCGGACAACGCGGGGTGGGACCTGCTCGTGCAGATCGCGGACGAGTTCGGCGACTCCGAGGCGAAGAAGCAGTTCAAGAAGAGGCTCCACGAGGAGGAGAAGCACCTGCTCTTCGTGCGCCGGACGCTGCTCGAGCTGACCAAGAGGGACGTCAGCGTTCCGCCGCCATCCGCGCCGGCGGATTGA
- a CDS encoding NAD-dependent epimerase/dehydratase family protein, producing MKTVFVAGATGAVGSVLVPYLRESHFAVIPHVRPKTAEHHPLGKDHRALIADLSDTARLDEQMARAHSVVCLVGTTRRRFAAGDTYESSDYRPVVQLLESARRAPLPEPRHFVLVSSLGAKPGSGYLGWKFKAEEAVRGSGLPHTILRPSFLDTRGSPSHPSHGAQRKPPPLVAAAFQFLGKLSPLRGVSDDLRPLPVDVLCLAIARIVRERAPFGTLKGRQLWELGLNPPARMAAER from the coding sequence GTGAAGACGGTGTTCGTCGCCGGCGCCACGGGCGCGGTAGGCAGCGTGCTGGTCCCCTACCTGCGCGAGTCGCACTTCGCGGTCATCCCACACGTCCGCCCGAAGACCGCGGAGCATCATCCGCTGGGGAAGGACCACCGCGCGCTGATCGCGGATCTCTCCGATACAGCGCGGCTCGACGAGCAGATGGCGAGAGCGCACTCCGTGGTCTGCCTGGTGGGAACGACGCGGAGGAGATTCGCCGCCGGAGATACGTACGAGAGCTCCGACTACCGGCCGGTGGTCCAGCTCCTCGAGTCCGCCCGACGCGCGCCGCTCCCCGAGCCGCGCCACTTCGTCCTCGTCTCTTCGCTCGGCGCGAAACCCGGCTCCGGCTACCTCGGCTGGAAGTTCAAGGCGGAAGAGGCGGTGCGCGGGAGCGGCCTGCCGCACACCATCCTGCGGCCGTCCTTCCTGGACACGCGCGGCTCGCCCTCTCACCCGAGCCATGGCGCGCAGCGCAAACCTCCGCCGCTCGTCGCCGCGGCCTTCCAGTTCCTCGGAAAACTGTCACCGCTGCGCGGCGTCTCCGACGATCTGCGGCCGCTACCCGTGGACGTCCTCTGCCTCGCGATCGCGCGCATCGTCCGCGAGCGTGCCCCGTTTGGAACCCTCAAGGGCCGCCAGCTCTGGGAGCTCGGACTCAATCCGCCGGCGCGGATGGCGGCGGAACGCTGA
- a CDS encoding DUF2330 domain-containing protein, with product MRTAACALAVALTAAAPAHAFCGFFVGKADSQLFNKSSQVAIVRDGNRTVITMGNDFKGEMDEFALVVPVPSVLTREQIHVGERRLLERLDAYSAPRLVEYTDGDPCMIARRSVWPMAVAPATKMRDVAAGTANVLGVTVEAAYTVGEYDIVLLSATQSQGLEIWLRQSGYRIPAPAAAALAPYVRQQMKFFVARVNLKEQRKSGYQELRPIQIAFESPKFMLPIRLGMANADGPQDLIVYALTRDGRVESSNYQTVKIPSDVEVPEFVQKEFGEFYKETFAKSWREHGRRAVATEYVWNMGFCDPCAAPPLSTDELRQLGVFWVPDDISRTAPGGVPVTLTRLHLRYDAEHFPEDLMFQETGYQQNFQGRYVIRHPWRGNGSCSGASAYREQLVERRRKEAETLASLTGWEMSRIHQRMGEDAPSQEEMPWWRKLWR from the coding sequence ATGCGCACCGCAGCCTGCGCTCTTGCCGTCGCCCTGACCGCCGCCGCTCCCGCCCACGCCTTCTGCGGCTTCTTCGTAGGCAAGGCGGACAGCCAGCTCTTCAACAAGTCCTCCCAGGTCGCCATCGTCCGCGACGGCAACCGCACCGTCATCACCATGGGCAACGACTTCAAGGGCGAAATGGACGAGTTTGCCCTCGTCGTTCCGGTGCCGTCCGTCCTCACCCGCGAACAGATCCACGTCGGCGAGCGACGGCTGCTCGAGCGCCTCGACGCTTACTCCGCGCCGCGGCTGGTCGAGTACACCGATGGGGATCCGTGCATGATCGCGCGCCGGTCCGTCTGGCCCATGGCAGTGGCGCCCGCGACGAAGATGCGCGACGTCGCTGCCGGGACCGCGAACGTCCTCGGAGTCACCGTGGAAGCCGCGTACACCGTGGGCGAGTACGACATCGTCCTGCTCTCCGCCACGCAATCGCAGGGGCTGGAGATCTGGCTGCGCCAGAGCGGCTACCGCATCCCCGCCCCGGCCGCGGCGGCGCTTGCGCCGTACGTCCGGCAGCAGATGAAGTTCTTCGTCGCGCGCGTCAACCTCAAGGAGCAGCGCAAGAGCGGCTACCAGGAGCTGCGCCCGATCCAGATCGCCTTCGAGTCGCCGAAGTTCATGCTCCCCATCCGCCTCGGGATGGCGAACGCCGACGGCCCGCAGGACTTGATCGTCTACGCTCTCACCCGCGACGGTCGCGTGGAATCGAGCAACTACCAGACGGTGAAGATCCCCAGCGACGTCGAGGTTCCAGAGTTCGTGCAGAAGGAGTTCGGCGAATTCTACAAGGAAACCTTCGCGAAGAGCTGGCGCGAGCACGGACGCCGGGCTGTCGCCACCGAGTACGTCTGGAACATGGGGTTCTGCGATCCCTGCGCGGCGCCACCGCTCTCCACGGACGAGCTGCGGCAGCTCGGGGTGTTCTGGGTCCCGGATGATATTTCGCGCACTGCTCCCGGCGGTGTGCCCGTGACGCTGACCCGGCTCCATCTCCGCTACGACGCGGAGCATTTTCCCGAAGACCTGATGTTCCAGGAGACCGGCTATCAGCAGAACTTCCAGGGCCGCTACGTCATCCGGCATCCCTGGCGCGGCAACGGCTCCTGCTCCGGAGCGAGCGCCTATCGCGAGCAGCTCGTCGAGCGCCGCCGCAAGGAGGCCGAGACGCTGGCGTCGCTCACCGGCTGGGAGATGTCCCGCATCCACCAGCGGATGGGCGAAGACGCGCCAAGCCAGGAGGAGATGCCCTGGTGGAGGAAGCTCTGGCGCTGA
- a CDS encoding Na+-transporting NADH:ubiquinone oxidoreductase, subunit NqrB, whose amino-acid sequence MRLPKDPRWLQIAFLCSFLLLGLTARDFPIWHAPLLFAACLGTQLACERLLNLPHAGLLSPIITSFGLTLLLRAGSWWVPPLAGVLAIGSKYALRIRGRHFFNPANFGLCCLMLLTPRAWCSPTQWGESGLFLLWILALGLAVAHRAFRADVSLAFLASWILLRAARIQYLGQRPEVLLHQLASGSLLLFTFFMISDPKTTPRSRSARLAFAAIVAAVAFMLSLRSIQNPIVWALFLCAPLTPLLDALTETKQEKPACAPQPALLPSP is encoded by the coding sequence ATGCGCCTGCCCAAGGACCCGCGGTGGCTGCAGATCGCCTTTCTCTGCAGCTTCCTGCTCCTCGGTTTGACCGCGCGCGACTTCCCCATCTGGCACGCGCCGCTACTGTTCGCCGCGTGCCTCGGGACCCAACTCGCCTGCGAGCGACTCCTCAATCTTCCTCACGCCGGCCTGCTCTCGCCAATCATCACCAGCTTCGGCCTCACGCTGCTGCTCCGCGCCGGCTCCTGGTGGGTGCCGCCGCTGGCCGGCGTTCTTGCCATCGGCAGCAAGTACGCGCTGCGCATCCGTGGCCGACACTTCTTCAATCCGGCAAACTTCGGCCTTTGCTGTCTGATGCTGCTGACGCCGCGCGCCTGGTGCTCGCCGACGCAGTGGGGCGAGAGCGGCCTGTTCTTGCTCTGGATCCTCGCTCTCGGTCTCGCCGTTGCCCATCGCGCCTTCCGCGCCGACGTGAGCCTCGCCTTTCTCGCGAGCTGGATCCTGCTGCGCGCCGCCCGCATCCAGTACCTCGGCCAGCGCCCCGAGGTCCTGCTGCACCAGCTCGCTTCCGGCAGCCTGCTGCTCTTCACCTTCTTCATGATCTCCGACCCGAAGACCACGCCGCGGTCGCGGTCGGCGCGCCTGGCGTTCGCCGCCATCGTTGCGGCCGTCGCCTTCATGCTCTCGCTGCGCTCCATCCAGAACCCCATCGTCTGGGCGCTCTTCCTCTGCGCTCCGCTCACGCCGCTCCTCGACGCGCTCACCGAAACCAAACAGGAGAAACCCGCATGCGCACCGCAGCCTGCGCTCTTGCCGTCGCCCTGA
- a CDS encoding GFA family protein, translating into MTRTYKGSCHCGTVRFECELDLAKGTSRCNCSICFKQRFWKAIAKAGAFRVLQGKEALSEYSFGRGVIHHFFCSRCGVKTFGRGNTPEMGEFYGVSLSCLDDAAPAELTEAPIQYEDGKNNHWERVPAETRHL; encoded by the coding sequence ATGACGCGAACCTACAAGGGCAGCTGCCATTGCGGCACCGTCCGCTTCGAGTGCGAGCTCGATCTGGCCAAAGGCACGAGCCGGTGCAACTGCTCGATCTGCTTCAAACAGCGGTTCTGGAAGGCGATCGCCAAGGCCGGCGCATTCCGGGTGCTGCAGGGGAAGGAAGCGCTCTCGGAGTACTCGTTCGGGCGCGGGGTCATCCATCACTTCTTCTGCAGCCGCTGCGGCGTGAAGACCTTCGGGCGGGGGAACACGCCGGAGATGGGTGAGTTCTACGGAGTGAGCCTCTCCTGTCTGGATGATGCGGCGCCCGCTGAGCTCACGGAGGCGCCCATCCAGTACGAGGACGGAAAGAACAACCACTGGGAGCGCGTGCCCGCGGAGACTCGTCACCTCTGA